The sequence TTTCCTGTTTTTTCTTTCCTAACTCTTCTTCTATTAGTTCTCTTTCTTCTTCCAGTTTGTTGAGTTCCTTTTGAATTTCTTCAGAGAAATCCTCTTGATGAAGATATCTTTTTCTTAATATTTCTAAACTATAGTTTAGAGTATCTACTACTGTAACTCCTAAAAGAGACTTGACGTCATTCACAAACTCTACTTCTGAAAAGTCTTCTGCAAGTTTTTCTATTTTCTCTCCATCAAAGAAGAAAAAGTTAACCAAACTTGGAGGAATAATATCAGAAATAAATTCTTGCCATTGGTTTTTAGGAATTTCCTTATAAACTTCATTGTTTTTGTAAAGAAGAAATTCTTCTTTAAAACTTTTATTAAGATCCCATTTCCTAATTACTTTGTAAGTATCTTGAGATTCTAAGGAAAAATAAACAAACTCAAGTGATATTTGGGCAAGGTTCTCTCCTTTATGTATAAGTTTTCGAATAAACTCTTCATATTGTTTCTTTGTGTATCCGTAAATATTGTTACCGTATAAACATAACTTCACAGACTCAAGTAATGTAGTCTTTCCTGTTCCGTTTTTTCCACCAAACAAAATAATGTTTTTTCCTTTTCTTGGCTTTAAATCAAAAACATTTCTTCCTTTGTAAAGACCTATATTTTCTAAGGTTAAAGAAGTTAAAATCATTCTTTGTTAACCTCTCTTAAGATTTCTTCTTCTGTTCTCCATTCTTCGTTAAGAATTTTTTCAAGTTTCTTGATAAGGGAGGTTTTTCTTGAGGAAAAAGCATTATACTGGCAAGTGTTAAGTAACTTGATTATTAGTCTTGGGTCTACATTTTCTTCTGTTGCCAATGACTCTATTAATTTCCTATCTTCCGCTGAAAAGACTCCAATATCTTCCTTTGGAATTTCTAACTCTTTTTCATAAACTTCTTTATAGATTTTTGCGACGCTATCTTCCCAATCACCTTCTTCCAGTTTCCAAATTCTTCTAATTTCTAAAAGTTCTTCAAGAGATATTAATTTAATTTCTTCTTCATAGGGATTATTCTCATTTATCTTCTTCTCAGTTTCTAAAAGTTCTTTTAGGAAAATTTTTCTATATTCAAACTTGTAAGGTCCTCTCCCTAATTTCTTAGTTCCATTTCCATAGCTATTTCTTAAAAAGTATATACTTCCATCTCTTCTTTTGTAATCACGATAGATATGCTTATTTTCTGGATCTTGAGTTTTAACAAGCAATTCCCTAAATTCTTGAAGAGGGCGCAGCCAATTTTCCCCACTTTCTATAAGAGAACTAAGAGATTTTTCATTCTTAACAACAGTACAGACCCAACAACCGAATCTACTGTTACCTCCTGTCTGTTCATCAGCTGCAACTAAATTTCCAACTATAATAGGTGGTTCTCCCGCATTTGCTTGTTTATACATTTCAAATAACTCTTGATTGTTTCCTCCCCATGGAGACTCAAAATTAAGTAAATAATTCCAAACATCTTCAACTGTCCAGTCTTCTATAGGCGTGTAAACTAGAGCTCCAGGAAGAGTTGAATGTCTAGATAATCTACTATTTTCTATTTTGTGTTCATTTATCGTTTTCTCTCTATTGAGGCTTTCTGCCTTTCTAACTCCTAAAACTACAATAACTTCTCCATATTTACTTACTGTTTCAATTACAAATCTATTTGAAGGTTCTATCTTTAGTCTATCTGTGCACCATCTAAATTCTTTAGTGGGGGCAGGGTA is a genomic window of Desulfurobacteriaceae bacterium containing:
- the dndC gene encoding DNA phosphorothioation system sulfurtransferase DndC, with product MSHKSKKSFLFGGKSLDTLYKEIENIYFSNSYPWIIGYSGGKDSTATLQLVWEALERMPRNKLRKPIYVLSSDTLIEIPKVINYVDKNLTLINKAAKEKGLPIQAVKVCPRISDTFWVNLIGRGYPAPTKEFRWCTDRLKIEPSNRFVIETVSKYGEVIVVLGVRKAESLNREKTINEHKIENSRLSRHSTLPGALVYTPIEDWTVEDVWNYLLNFESPWGGNNQELFEMYKQANAGEPPIIVGNLVAADEQTGGNSRFGCWVCTVVKNEKSLSSLIESGENWLRPLQEFRELLVKTQDPENKHIYRDYKRRDGSIYFLRNSYGNGTKKLGRGPYKFEYRKIFLKELLETEKKINENNPYEEEIKLISLEELLEIRRIWKLEEGDWEDSVAKIYKEVYEKELEIPKEDIGVFSAEDRKLIESLATEENVDPRLIIKLLNTCQYNAFSSRKTSLIKKLEKILNEEWRTEEEILREVNKE